In the Niveibacterium umoris genome, TTGAAGTCGCCAAAGCGCTCCGCCTCATTCTGGGTGTCTGACGTCGGCGTCGAGAGCGCCGGATTGATGGTTGCCTCGCTGGCGATGACCTGCATCGATCTCTCCTGTCTGGGGTCTGCCGCATCTGATTGCCTCGGCAGCACACTTATTATTGACCTACTAGATCTAGTAGTTCGATTACTAATTTGAACTAATTCTAGTGAGCAAACCCAGGATCATGCAAGAAAGAAAATTTGCGCAATGCGCAAATCAAAGGCGAAGGACGAGGTCGCGGGCAGCGCATCTGGCCGCCCGAACCGGGCGCCCGTCGCGCGAGGACTCCGAAACGTAACGAAGCTGGCGCGTCAGCGCAGCAGCGTGGCGAGGAGGTGCCAGTCGAAGAACGGGCCGGGATCGGTCTTGCGCCCCGGCGCGATGTCGCTATGGCCGGCGAGGTCGGCTACCGGGTGACGCCCGGCGATGCTACGGATCAGTCCGGCGAGCGCCGGATACTGCAGCGCCTCGAAGGGCTGCGTGTCACTGCCCTCAAGTTCGATGCCGACCGAGAAGTCGTTGCAGCGCTCGCGGCCGTTCCAGCACGAAGCGCCTGCATGCCAGGCGCGCCGGGTCGTCGGGACAAATTGCTCGATCGCGCCGTCGCGGCGGATCAAGAAATGCGCCGAGACACGCAAGTGATGGATGCCCGCGTAATACGGGTGTTCGGCCGGGTCGAGCGTGTTGGTGAACAGTTGTTCAATCCCCTGCCCGCCGAACTGTTCCGGCGGCAGGCTGATGGCATGCACGACGATCAGGCTGACATCGCAATCGGAGGGTCGCTCGTCGAAGTTCGGCGAGCCGATCTGTCGCGCCGTCGGCAACAGGCCGTCGGCATTCACCACAGGATAAGGCGCGAAGACGCCCTCCGTCAGGTCAAGCGAGTCGTCGCCGCGCAGCGTCAGACGCATCGCCGCGCTCAATCCTTCATGCCGAGGCGGTCCATGCGGTAACGCAAGGAACGGAAGGTCACGCCGAGCAGGCGCGCCGCCGCCGTGCGATTGCCGTCGGTTTTGGCAATCGCTTCGTTGATGGCCTGCCTTTCGACGCGGTCGAGATAGTCCTGCAGCGACTCGCGCTCCAGCGCGACGCCTCCGCCGGGCACCGCGGCAACGCCGTCTTCGCCTTCGCGCGGCTCGATGTGCAGATCGTCGGCGGTGATGCACTCGGCGCTGTGCAGCGCGAGCGCACGCTCAAGCACGTTTTCCAGTTCGCGCACGTTGCCGGGGAAGGCGTAGCGCATCAGCGCCGCCATTGCGGCATCCTCGATGCGCGGTGTCGGCAGGCCTGCATCGTTGGCCAGCCGGCGCAACAAGGCCTCGACCAGCGCCGGGATGTCTTCGCGCCGCTCGCGCAAGGCCGGCATGCGCAGTTCGATGACATTGAGGCGATAGAACAGATCCTGGCGGAAGCGCCCCTGATCGACCAGGTCTTTCAGATTGCGATGGGTCGCACTGATGATGCGCAGGTCCACCGCCAGCTCGGATGTGTCGCCGACGCGCCGCACCCGCTTTTCCTGGATCGCACGCAACAGCTTCACCTGCATCGGCAGAGGCAGGTCGCCCACCTCGTCGAGGAACAGCGTGCC is a window encoding:
- the ampD gene encoding 1,6-anhydro-N-acetylmuramyl-L-alanine amidase AmpD; the protein is MRLTLRGDDSLDLTEGVFAPYPVVNADGLLPTARQIGSPNFDERPSDCDVSLIVVHAISLPPEQFGGQGIEQLFTNTLDPAEHPYYAGIHHLRVSAHFLIRRDGAIEQFVPTTRRAWHAGASCWNGRERCNDFSVGIELEGSDTQPFEALQYPALAGLIRSIAGRHPVADLAGHSDIAPGRKTDPGPFFDWHLLATLLR